In Mercurialis annua linkage group LG5, ddMerAnnu1.2, whole genome shotgun sequence, a single genomic region encodes these proteins:
- the LOC126682679 gene encoding la-related protein 6A has protein sequence MEGEVGPIPAVAASSPPPPLPHDPTFLPVGSPDEPLHDDAQALASDEDHEDEHDDVADVEHDLDQDQDQQSGPADRAEVLKAKIIKQVEYYFSDENLPTDNNLIGFIKKNKEGFVPITIIASFRKMKKLTRDHSVIVAALKDSSFLVVSSDGKKVKRLHPFPISDFRDPKLCTVLVENLPEDHSVENIRRIFGEVGRIKHIAIRDPHVMDESRKGSNLISSKLHALVEYNSVEAAEKAVGALNNEQDWRNGLRVKLLKHSVKHGQRKPWRDVDVEKHNSGRASNHMGDEGNHHLSEHHDDTPDEEDGDHLSKEKNGHRSRNNRGRQRRNNKYRATNGLGHGSTSSAHTVEPSKPPPGPKMPDGTRGFTMGRGRPLVPNQNQHSV, from the exons ATGGAAGGTGAGGTGGGACCCATCCCCGCCGTAGCGGCATCATCTCCACCGCCGCCGCTGCCGCATGATCCTACTTTCCTTCCCGTTGGATCCCCCGATGAACCCCTGCATGATGACGCCCAAGCTCTGGCGTCTGATGAGGATCACGAGGACGAGCACGACGACGTTGCTGACGTGGAACACGATCTTGATCAAGATCAGGACCAGCAGTCTGGGCCAGCTGATCGAGCCGAAGTTCTTAAGGCAAAGATCATTAAACAG GTGGAATATTACTTTAGTGATGAGAATTTACCCACTGACAACAATCTGATTGGTTTTATCAAGAAAAACAAGGAAGGTTTTG TTCCCATCACAATCATTGCTTCCTTTAGGAAAATGAAGAAGCTCACCAGAGACCATTCTGTTATTGTTGCTGCACTTAAGGACTCTTCCTTTCTG GTTGTTTCGTCAGATggaaagaaggtgaaacgccttcATCCTTTTCCAATTTCTGATTTTAGGGATCCAAAG TTATGCACTGTTCTGGTAGAGAATCTTCCTGAGGATCATTCGGTAGAAAATATCAGACGAATATTTGGTGAAGTTGGCCG TATAAAGCATATCGCAATTCGTGATCCACATGTGATGGACGAGTCAAGAAAAGGTAGCAATCTGATAAGCAGCAAG CTGCATGCTTTGGTGGAATATAACAGTGTTGAGGCTGCGGAAAAAGCT GTGGGTGCATTAAATAACGAACAAGACTGGAGAAATGGCTTGCGGGTCAAACTTCTTAAGCATTCG GTCAAACATGGACAGAGAAAACCTTGGAGGGATGTGGATGTTGAAAAGCATAATAGTGGCAGAGCATCCAATCATATGGGAGATGAGGGTAATCATCACTTAAGTGAGCATCATGACGATACACCTGATGAAGAG GATGGAGATCATTTATCCAAGGAGAAAAATGGACATAGAAGTCGCAACAATCGAGGACGGCAGAGAAGGAACAACAAATATCGTGCCACTAATGGGCTTG GTCATGGATCCACCTCTAGTGCACATACCGTTGAACCTTCAAAGCCACCTCCCGGCCCTAAAATGCCGGACGGAACCAGGGGATTTACAATGGGAAGAGGCAGGCCTCTTGTACCTAATCAAAACCAACACTCAGTTTAA
- the LOC126682940 gene encoding prefoldin subunit 6 produces MANANRELQRDLENKANDLSKLQKEIAKNHQVRKKYTVQLGENELVLKELDLLNDGANVYKLIGPVLVQQDLAEANANVRKRIDYISAELKRLDASLQDLEEKQNSKRDVVLKLQQRIQSLQAGKAKA; encoded by the exons ATGGCAAATGCTAATCGAGAACTACAGCGCGATCTTGAAAACAAAGCCAATGATCTCAGTAAACTCCAAAAAG AAATTGCAAAGAATCACCAAGTTAGGAAAAAGTACACCGTCCAGCTTGGCGAGAATGAGCTCGTCCTCAAG GAGTTGGATTTGTTAAATGATGGCGCTAATGTTTACAAGTTGATTGGTCCGGTACTAGTGCAACAAGATTTAGCTGAGGCCAATGCTAATGTTCGCAAGAGAATCGATTATATCTCAGCTGAATT GAAGCGACTTGATGCATCTCTTCAAGACTtggaagaaaaacaaaatagcAAGAGAGACGTG GTTCTCAAGTTACAACAAAGGATCCAATCTCTCCAGGCTGGAAAGGCCAAGGCATGA
- the LOC126682678 gene encoding protein DUF642 L-GALACTONO-1,4-LACTONE-RESPONSIVE GENE 2, with product MVESSKRSKWFTPSIILLAFFASATLGEDGLVANGGFETPPTNGFPSEALADGPSEIPNWKLNGTVELVSSGQKQGGMILIVPGGTHAVRLGNDAEISQELTVEKGSVYSVTFSAARTCAQMESLNVSVPPASQTIDLQTLYNVQGWDPYAWAFEAENDKVSLVFRNPGMEDDPTCGPIIDDIAIKKLFSPDKPKDNAVLNGDMEEGPWMFKNVSLGVLLPTNLDEETTSLPGWIVESNRAVRYIDSDHFSVPQGKRAIELLSGKEGIISQMVETTSNKAYTLSFALGHADDKCKQPLAVMVFAGDQAQNVHYTPDSNSTFHVADLNFTAKADRTRIAFYSIYYNTRTDDMSSLCGPVVDDVRVWYSSARRIGFSGLGFGLGFWILVLVSGLI from the exons ATGGTTGAAAGCTCTAAAAGAAGCAAATGGTTCACTCCATCTATCATTCTTCTGGCTTTTTTTGCCTCTGCTACCCTTGGAGAAGATG GATTGGTGGCAAACGGTGGCTTCGAAACGCCGCCAACTAACGGTTTCCCAAGCGAAGCATTAGCAGACGGACCAAGCGAAATTCCGAATTGGAAACTAAACGGCACCGTAGAGCTAGTCTCGTCAGGGCAAAAACAGGGTGGGATGATCCTCATAGTACCAGGTGGTACACACGCAGTGAGATTAGGGAACGATGCGGAGATCAGTCAAGAATTAACGGTGGAGAAAGGATCAGTATACTCAGTTACGTTTAGTGCGGCTCGCACGTGTGCTCAAATGGAGTCACTGAACGTATCAGTGCCGCCCGCGTCGCAGACAATAGATTTGCAGACATTGTATAATGTGCAAGGGTGGGACCCTTACGCGTGGGCTTTTGAGGCAGAAAATGATAAAGTGAGTTTGGTTTTTAGGAATCCGGGTATGGAAGATGACCCGACTTGTGGGCCCATTATTGATGACATTGCTATTAAGAAGCTTTTTTCTCCAGATAAACCCAAAG ACAATGCAGTACTTAATGGTGACATGGAAGAAGGTCCATGGATGTTCAAAAATGTTTCACTAGGAGTCTTACTCCCCACAAACCTTGATGAAGAAACAACATCCTTACCCGGTTGGATCGTCGAGTCGAATCGCGCCGTTCGCTACATTGACTCGGACCATTTCTCAGTTCCGCAGGGAAAACGTGCCATTGAACTACTTTCGGGCAAGGAAGGCATAATTTCTCAAATGGTTGAAACGACGTCTAACAAAGCGTATACATTGTCGTTTGCATTAGGCCATGCTGATGACAAATGCAAGCAGCCATTAGCAGTAATGGTTTTTGCTGGAGATCAAGCTCAAAATGTCCATTATACCCCTGACTCTAATTCCACATTTCATGTTGCTGATTTGAACTTCACAGCTAAAGCTGATAGAACAAGAATTGCATTCTACAGTATATATTACAACACAAGGACTGATGATATGAGTTCACTGTGCGGGCCGGTGGTTGATGATGTTCGGGTTTGGTATTCGAGTGCAAGGAGGATCGGGTTTAGTGGGTTAGGATTTGGGCTTGGGTTTTGGATTTTAGTTTTGGTTTCGGGTCTGATTTAA